acattgttctttaaggtttcacgatgcttgcatgcgctttaacgagaatatcacaatatagcagtttcgcacttgtaacggtacaacacgcagtatttggcttgttcatgccgttttgtgtgctttcacaacattttacctatcgcagtttcgtactcgcaataaaacaacactatctcgttagatgacgtcgtttttggtggtttcacgacgctacctagcttaaactaacataactcaacctaacataaccttcgcacttctatcgttagaaaacgttttactcgctactttacattgctttctacaacattacgacggtttcaagcgctttcacattagatatcgcagttcccaacttgtaaaggtgaaaaacactgcatctcactaagtgacattgtttaatgccgttttagcgcggttcttatcttaacctaacccaacctaacctaacccaacctaacctaacataacctaacctaacctaacctaacctaaccaaacctaacctaatgtaacctaacctaacctaacctaacctaacctaacgacgtttgcaagcgctttcacattagatatcgcagttcccgacttgtaatggtgaaaaacactgcatctcactaagtgacattgttaaagcggttttacgacggttcatatcttaacctaacctaacattcgtacttgtattgaaaaacgctctattacactgtttcgttcacaattacgatatttgcataacctcacagtttttcaccaacttattgcagtacagaacgctgtatctcgctaaaagacattgttctttaaggtttcacgatgcttgcatgcgctttaacgagaatatcacaatatagcagtttcgcatttgtaacggtagaacacgcagtattcggcttgttcatgccgttttgtgtgctttcacaacatttcacctatcgcagtttaatactcgcaataaaacaacactatctcgttagatgtcgttttgggtagtttcacgacgctacctagcttaaactaacctaacctaacctaaccttcgcacttctatcgttataaaacgttttactcgcaactttacaatgttttctacaagattacgacggtttcatgcgctttcacattagatatcgcagttcccaacttccaaacgtgaaaaacactgcatctcactaagtgacattgtttattgcggttttacgacggttcataccttaacctaacgtaacctaacctaacctaacccaacctaacctaacataacctaacctaacctaacctaaccaaacctaacctaacgtaacctaacctaacctaaccaaacctaacctaacctaacgacgtttgcaagcgctttcacataagatatcgcagttcccgacttgtaatggtgaaaaacactgcatctcactaagtgacattgtttaatgcggttttacgacggttcatatcttaacctaacctaacattcgcacttgtattaaaaaacgctctattacactgtttcgttcacaattaggatatttgcataacctcacagtttttcaccaacttattgcagtacagaacgctgtatctcgctaaatgacatcgttctttaaggtttcacgatgcttgcatgcgctttaacgagaatatcacaacatagcagtttcgcacttgtaacggtacaacacgcagtatttggcttgttcatgccgttttgtgtgctttcacaacatttcacctatcgcagtttcgtactcgcaataaaacaacactatctcgttagatgacgttgtttttggtagttgcacgacgctacctagcttaaactaacataactcaacctaacatgaccttcgcacttctatcgttagaaaacgttttactcgctactttacattgctttctacaacattacgacggtttcaagcgctttcacattagatatcgcagttcccaacttgtaaaggtgaaaaacactgcatctcactaagtgacattgtttaatgcggttttagcgcggttcatatcttaacctaccctaacctaacctaacctaacccaacctaacctaacataacctaacctaacctaacctaaccaaacctaacctaacctaacgtaacctaacctaacctaacctaacctaacctaacgacgtttgcaagcgctttcacattagatatcgcagttcccgacttgtaatggtgaaaaacactgcatctcactaagtgacattgtttaatgcggttttacgacggttcatatcttaacctaacctaacattcgtacttgtattgaaaaacgctctattacactgtttcgttcacaattacaatatttgcataacctcacagtttttcaccaacttattgcagtacagaacgctgtatctcgctaaatgacattgttctttaaggtttcacgatgcttgcatgcgctttaacgagaatatcacaatatagcagtttcgtacttgtaacggtagaacacgcagtatttggcttgttcatgccgttttgtgtgctttcacaacatttcacctatcgcagtttaatactcgcaataaaacaacactatctcgttagatgtcgtttttggtagtttcacgacgctacctagcttaaactaacctaacctaacctaacctaaccttcgcacttctatcgttagaaaacgttttactcgcaactttacaatgttttctacaagattacgacggtttcatgcgctttcacattagatatcgtagttcccgacttgtaatgttgaaaaacactacatctcactaagtgacattgtttaatgcggttttacgacggttgctatgtcaacctaacctaacattcgcacttgtatctaaagacgctcaattacactgtttcattcacaattacgatatttgcttgacctcacagtttctcaccaacttattacagtacagaatgctgtatctcgctaaatgacatcgttctttaaggtttcacgatacttgcatgcgctttaccgagaatgtcacaacatagcagtttcgcacttgtaacggtacaacacgcagtatttggcttgttcatgccgttttgtgtgctttcacaacattttacctatcgcagtttcgtactcgcaataaaacaacactatctcgttagatgacgtcgtttttggtggtttcacgacgctacctagcttaaactaacataactcaacctaacataaccttcgcacttctatcgttagaaaacgttttactcgctactttacattgctttctacaacattacgacggtttcaagcgctttcacattagatatcgcagttcccaacttgtaaaggtgaaaaacactgcatctcactaagtgacattgtttaatgcggttttagcgcggttcatatcttaacctaacctaacctaacctaacctaacctaacccaacctaacctaacataacgtaacctaatctaacctaaccaaacctaacctaacgtaacctaacctaacctaacctaacctaacctaacgacgtttgcaagcgctttcacattagatatcgcagttcccgacttgtaatggtgaaaaacactgcatctcactaagtgacattgtttaatgcggttttacgacggttcatatcttaacctaacctaaccttacctaaaccaacctaacctaacctaacctaaccaaaccttacctaacataccctaacctaacctaacctaacctaacctaaccaaacctaacctaacctaacctcacctaacctaacctaacctaacctaacgacgtttgcaagcgctttcacactagatatcgcagttcccaacttgtaaaggtgaaaaacactagatctcagtaattgacattgtttaatgcggttttacgacggttcatatcttaacctaacctaacattcgcacttgtatctaaaaacgttctattacactgttttgttcacaattacgatatttgcataacctcacagtttttcaccaacttattgcagtacagaacgctgtatctcgctaaatgacattgttctttaaggtttcacgatgcttgcatgcgctttaacgagaatatcacaatatagcagtttcgcacttgtaacggtacaacacgcagtatttggcttgttcatgccgttttgtgtgctttcacatttcacctatcgcagtttaatactcgctataaaacaacactatctcgttagatgacgtcgtttttggtagtttcacgacgctacctagcttaaactaaccttacctaacctaaccttcgcacttctatcgttagaaaacgttttactcgccactttacaatgttttctacacgattacgacggtttcatgcgctttcacattagatatcgtagttcccgacttgtaatgttgaaaaacactacatctcactaagtgacattgtttaatgcggttttaagacggttgatatgtcaacctaacctaacattcgcacttgtatctaaagacgctcaattacactgtttcgttcacaattacgatatttgcttgacctcacagtttctcaccaacttattacagtacagaacgctgtatctcgctaaatgacatcgttctttaaggtttcacgatccttgcatgcgctttaccgagaatgtcacaacatagcagtttcgcacttgtaacggtacaacacgcagtatttggcttgttcatgccgttttgtgtgctttcacaacatttcacctattgcagtttcgtactcgcaataaaacaacactatctctttagatgacgtcgtttttggtggtttcacgacgctacctagcttaaactaacataactcaacctaacataaccttcgcacttctatcgttagaaaacgttttactcgctactttacattgctttctacaacattacgacggtttcaagcgctttcacattagatatcgcagttcccaacttgtaaaggtgaaaaacactgcatctcactaagtgacattgtttaatgcggttttagcgcggttcatatcttaacctaacctaacctaacctaacccaacctaacctaacataacctaacctaacctaacctaacctaaccaaacctaacctaacgtaacctaacctaacctaacctaacctaacctaacctaacgacgtttgcaagcgctttcacattagatatcgcagttcccgacttgtaatggtgaaaaacactgcatctcactaagtcacattgttaaagcggttttacgacggttcatatcttaacctaacctaacattcgtacttgtattgaaaaacgctctattactctgtttcgttcacaattacgatatttgcataacctcacagtttttcaccaacttattgcagtacagaacgctgtatctcgctaaatgacattgttctttaaggtttcacgatgcttgcatgcgctttaacgagaatatcacaatatagcagtttcgcacttgtaacggtagaacacgcagtatttggcttgttcatgccgttttgtgtgctttcacaacatttcacctatcgcagtttaatactcgcaataaaacaacactatctcgttagatgtcgtttttggtagtttcacgacgctacctagcttaaactaacctaacctaacctaaccttcgcacttctatcgttagaaaacgttttactcgcaactttacaatgttttctacaagattacgacggtttcatgcgctttcacattagatatcgcagttcccaacttgcaaaggtgaaaaacactgcatctcactaagtgacattgtttattgcggttttacgacggttcataccttaacctaacgtaacctaacctaacctaacccaacctaacctaacataacctaacctaacctaacctaactaaacctaacctaacgtaacctaacctaacctaaccaaacctaacctaacctaacgacgtttgcaagcgctttcacattagatatcgcagttcccgacttgtaatggtgaaaaacactgcatctcactaagtgacattgtttaatgcggttttacgacggttcatatcgtaacctaacctaacattcgcacttgtattaaaaaacgctctattacactgtttcgttcacaattaggatatttgcataacctcacagtttttcaccaacttattgcagtacagaacgctgtatctcgctaaatgacatcgttctttaaggtttcacgatgcttgcatgcgctttaacgagaatatcacaacatagcagtttcgcacttgtaacggtacaacacgcagtatttggcttgttcatgccgttttgtgtgctttcacaacatttcacctatcgcagtttcgtactcgcaataaaacaacactatctcgttagatgacgttgtttttggtagttgcacgacgctacctagcttaaactaacataactcaacctaacatgaccttcgcacttctatcgttagaaaacgttttactcgctactttacattgctttctacaacattacgacggtttcaagcgctttcacattagatatcacagttcccaacttgtaaaggtgaaaaacactgcatctcactaagtgacattgtttaatgcggttttacgacggttcataccttaacctaacctaacctaacctaacctaaccttacctaacctaacctaacctaacctaacccaacccaacccaacctaacctaacctaacctaacctaaactatcctaacctaacccaacctaacctaacctaacctaacctaacccaacctaacccaacccaacccaacctaacctaacctaagctaacctaacctaacctaaccaaacctaacctaacctaacttaacctaacctaacgttacctaacctaacctattctaacgtaacctaaccttacctgacctaatttaacctaacgtaacctaacctaacctaacataacctaacgtaacctaacctaacctaacctaacgtaacctaacctaacctaacccaacctaacccaacccaacccaacccaacaacacccaacccaacctaacctaaccttacctaacctaaccaaattatccttacctaacctaacctaacctaacgtgacctaacctaacctaacgtaacctaacctaacctaacgtaacctaacctaacctaacctaacccaacctaacctaacctaacctaacctaacccaactcaacccaacctaacctaatctaacctaacctaacctaacctaaccaaacctaacctaacctaacctaacctaacgacggttgcaagcgctttcacattaattatcgcagttccccacttttaatggtgaaaaacactgcatctccgtaattgacattgtttaatgcggttttacgacggttcatatcttaacctaacctaacattcgcacttgtatctaaaaacgctctattacactgttttgttcacaattacgatacttgcataacctcacagtttttcaccaacttattgcagtacagaacgctgtatctcactaaatgacattgttctttaaggtttcacgatgcttgcatgcgctttaacgagaatatcacaatatagcagtttcgcacttgtaacggtagaacacgcagtgtttggcttgttcatgccgttttgtgtgctttcacaacatttcacctatcgcagtttaatactcgcaataaaacaacactatctcgttagatgacgtcgtttttggtagtttcacgacgccacctagcttaaactaacctaacctaaccttcgcacttctatcgttagaaaacgttttactcgcaactttacaatgttttctacaagattacgacggtttcatgcgctttcacattagatatcgtagttcccgacttgtaatgttgaaaaacactacatctcactaagtgacattgtttaatgcggttttacgacggttgctatgtcaacctaacctaacattcgcacttgtatctaaagacgctcaattacactgtttcattcacaattacgatatttgcttcacctcacagtttctcaccaacttattacagtacagaatgctgtatctcgctaaatgacatcgttctttaaggtttcacgatacttgcatgcgctttaccgagaatgtcacaacatagcagtttcgcacttgtaacggtacaacacgcagtatttggcttgttcatgccgttttgtgtgctttcacaacatttcacctattgcagtttcgtactcgcaataaaacaacactatctcgttagatgacgtcgtttttggtggtttcacgacgctacctagcttaaactaacataactcaacctaacataaccttcgcacttctatcgttagaaaacgttttactcgctactttacattgctttctacaacattacgacggtttcaagcgctttcacattagatatcacagttcccaacttgcaaaggtgaaaaacactgcatctcactaagtgacattgtttaatgcggttttacgacggttcataccttaacctaacctaacctaacctaacccaacctaacctaacataacctaacctaacctaacctaacctaacctaacctaacctaacctaacctaacctaacctaacctaacctaacctaacctaacctaacctaacctaacctaacctaacctaacctaacctaacctaacctaacctaacctaacgcaacctaacctaacctaacccaacctaacctaacataacctaacctaacctaacctaactaaacctaacctaacgtaacctaacctaacctaaccaaacctaacctaacctaacgacgtttgcaagcgctttcacattagatatcgcagttcccgacttgtaatggtgaaaaacactgcatctcactaagtgacattgtttaatgcggttttacgaccccaggcagcacgccgccgttggaccaatcttggaccaacatcggctaacatcggcaccgacgtcggcccgacgtcggaagtgcaacttcttccaatgtcgggccgacgttcaagccaatgatgggccgacgttttgccgatgttttagccagtatgcaaccaacattgggccgacgaaggcccatcgtattgccgacaaagctgccaatgttcggccaacattgggccatatttcagccaatcacatgccatttttacgccgatgtttgctgcacgacgaatattggctacggatgtacgaccgacattggaccaatccagggccacattgcagccaatcaaatgccgttattacaccgatgtttcctgcacgacgaatattggctactgattggcttgccattatgtaaccattattagtagggaatttttcttaccataagatttaaacaatatgcctcgatgacccgctcatgtagctttgcagccctgtatacttggggcaacagaaaattgaatgctgagaactgaaagcagttacccgatctatttcatctttaatacctcattccctttgctaacactagaagcgtagtttatttttttaccaatttatcttttgcaatagcgagtgctttatttggtactggtatttggtacagcaaatcgaaaaaagtcgttaggaagtaaatgttgaaagcgtatgtcccccacatggtaatcgagaatattcatagtttagagcatttttttgtaactaaaacatggtgatggtgcttccgaattagcataagctagccgaacagtgcaccaccgacagtctgcagaccatttattctttgtttttttatttatttggtacaacaaaaaatgtatacattgaaaaatatatatacacaactaaaaaaggcccgctctactgcaggtcaggttgcgttgggggcacagtgacagtggtgctgtcaaggccctggctgctgtggctgggcaggaagccagctgccgcgagcagccgataatctgcactctgaaagtggggatcatcgggctgctccacaacaaatgcttctctgaagcgccgcttcctgcccccacagcgatcaccagaccctggcagccacctcttaataaagttgagggcctccgcctggtcgcaccctgctttttggcggatgacatctgcatacaagaacaaaaATACCATAGCACACAtaaagcactgcagtacagagaatacacaagggtacacacacataaaataatgaacaagtctaacctgtcactaatctacagagcctcaggttcacaaaggcccttttcccttttctgccatgaaggctgtacagcacttgcacgtcatgtgc
This region of Rhipicephalus microplus isolate Deutch F79 unplaced genomic scaffold, USDA_Rmic scaffold_33, whole genome shotgun sequence genomic DNA includes:
- the LOC142786817 gene encoding uncharacterized protein LOC142786817, yielding MKAVLAHDVQVLYSLHGRKGKRAFVNLRLCRLVTDVIRQKAGCDQAEALNFIKRWLPGSGDRCGGRKRRFREAFVVEQPDDPHFQSADYRLLAAAGFLPSHSSQGLDSTTVTVPPTQPDLQ